Proteins encoded together in one Kitasatospora albolonga window:
- a CDS encoding queuosine biosynthesis protein, translating to MPPELSARVPAEQRGAGRDDVRLLVTRGTAVSHHAFRELAGQLRAGDVLVVNTSATLAAAVNGRLGGERVVVHFSTRGDDGRWAVELRAPGASGATVPRPGGPAGGLVRLPGGRELVLEEPLGPVVGARLWWARVGRDVPELLRRYGRPIRYGYTERDQPLSAYQTVFAVQAPDGGGSAEMPSAARPFTAALVAELVSRGVQFAPLSLDTGVASAEAHEPPYPERFAVPATTAWLVNAARAAGGRVVAVGTTAVRALESAVDADGAVRPVAGWTDLVVTPRRGVRVVDGLLTGLHEPAASHLLMLEAVAGREALRRGYEAAVERRYLWHEFGDVHLILPDEERNTPDCSSNER from the coding sequence GTGCCTCCCGAGCTCTCGGCTCGGGTGCCCGCCGAGCAGCGGGGGGCCGGGCGTGATGACGTACGGCTGCTGGTGACCAGGGGGACAGCCGTCTCGCACCATGCGTTCCGGGAGCTGGCCGGGCAGCTGCGGGCCGGGGACGTGCTGGTGGTGAACACGTCCGCGACCCTGGCTGCGGCGGTGAACGGGCGGCTGGGCGGTGAGCGGGTCGTCGTGCACTTCTCCACGCGGGGCGACGACGGGCGGTGGGCCGTGGAGCTGCGGGCTCCCGGCGCGTCGGGGGCCACCGTGCCGCGTCCCGGTGGGCCCGCCGGTGGGCTGGTGCGGCTGCCGGGCGGGCGGGAGCTGGTGCTGGAGGAGCCGCTGGGTCCCGTGGTGGGGGCGCGGCTGTGGTGGGCGCGGGTGGGCCGGGACGTGCCGGAGCTGCTGCGGCGGTACGGGCGGCCGATCCGGTACGGGTACACGGAGCGGGACCAGCCGCTCTCCGCCTATCAGACCGTGTTCGCGGTCCAGGCACCGGACGGGGGCGGTTCGGCGGAGATGCCGAGTGCGGCGCGCCCCTTCACGGCCGCGCTGGTGGCGGAGCTGGTCAGCCGCGGGGTGCAGTTCGCCCCGCTGTCGCTGGATACGGGGGTGGCGTCGGCGGAGGCGCACGAGCCGCCGTACCCGGAGCGGTTCGCGGTACCGGCCACCACGGCGTGGCTGGTGAACGCGGCGCGGGCGGCGGGCGGCCGGGTGGTCGCGGTCGGTACGACGGCGGTGCGGGCGCTGGAGTCGGCGGTGGACGCGGACGGGGCGGTGCGGCCGGTCGCGGGCTGGACGGACCTGGTGGTGACGCCGCGCCGGGGGGTGCGGGTGGTGGACGGGCTGCTGACCGGGCTGCACGAGCCCGCGGCCTCGCATCTGCTGATGCTGGAGGCGGTGGCGGGCCGTGAGGCGCTGCGCCGGGGGTACGAGGCGGCGGTGGAGCGGCGCTACCTCTGGCACGAGTTCGGGGACGTCCACCTCATCCTGCCGGATGAGGAACGTAACACTCCGGATTGCTCAAGCAACGAACGGTGA
- a CDS encoding lytic transglycosylase, protein MSAIRIPSRLRRLNKVQKISVAGVSALAVASLTFSLVPSNDKAEVSPQAAGAAAPVAFTGAGAAQAKTAQTKAVQDSLIEKHSTAEQLVKAADAAKAKAAAEAKAKAAKAKAAADAKDKAEKAAKAKADAKKRESEAASRSTARKPVYANNLDGWIREAMSIMKKEGIPGSYEGIHRNIIRESSGNRWAINNWDINARNGVPSKGLLQVIQPTFDRYHVKGTKKDLYDPVANIVAACNYAADRYGSMDNVNSAY, encoded by the coding sequence ATGTCTGCGATTCGCATTCCCAGCCGTCTCCGTCGTCTGAACAAGGTCCAGAAGATCTCCGTGGCCGGTGTGTCGGCCCTGGCCGTCGCCTCCCTGACCTTCTCGCTCGTCCCGTCGAACGACAAGGCCGAGGTCTCCCCGCAGGCAGCGGGCGCGGCCGCACCCGTGGCGTTCACCGGAGCGGGCGCGGCGCAGGCCAAGACCGCGCAGACCAAGGCCGTGCAGGACAGCCTCATCGAGAAGCACTCCACCGCCGAGCAGCTGGTGAAGGCCGCCGACGCCGCCAAGGCGAAGGCAGCCGCCGAGGCGAAGGCGAAGGCCGCGAAGGCCAAGGCCGCCGCCGACGCGAAGGACAAGGCCGAGAAGGCCGCCAAGGCCAAGGCCGACGCGAAGAAGCGCGAGTCCGAGGCCGCCAGCCGCTCCACCGCGCGCAAGCCCGTCTACGCCAACAACCTGGACGGCTGGATTCGCGAGGCGATGTCGATCATGAAGAAGGAAGGCATCCCCGGCTCCTACGAGGGCATCCACCGCAACATCATCCGGGAGTCCAGCGGCAACCGCTGGGCGATCAACAACTGGGACATCAACGCCCGCAACGGCGTCCCCTCCAAGGGCCTGCTCCAGGTGATCCAGCCGACCTTCGACCGGTACCACGTCAAGGGCACCAAGAAGGACCTGTACGACCCGGTCGCCAACATCGTCGCCGCCTGCAACTACGCGGCCGACCGCTACGGCTCGATGGACAACGTCAACAGCGCGTACTGA
- a CDS encoding ABC transporter ATP-binding protein, protein MGRGVPELVLELNGSTWTLDPSRPYTLGRDPQGDLTIDDARVSWRHATISWDGRSWSIEDHGSTNGTYVQGRRIQRVEVGPGAAVHLGNATDGPRLNFVAAAGAGAHGGQPAAHQAPAQPHHQPQPHQQHAQAGGAWPGQQAPAQHQPLAHQAPPQHQHQAQQHQAPPQQAWPQQAQEPQQQAPYQQVPHQQGPAQPAAPVHGGAAGAPPVYGDRSPTTFHQLSLGRVMRIGRALENELVVSDLQVSRNHAEFHATPDGRFEIRDLGSHNGTYVNGLPLQKSGTALIGPNDIVGVGHSTFRLVGDRLEEFVDTGQVSFSARHLTVTVDGGKQILKDVSFGVPEKSLVAVIGPSGSGKSTLLKALTGYRPADEGDVLYDNRNLYKQFAELRQRIGLVPQDDILHKELTITKALKYAARLRFPADTTEAERQARITEVLAELKLDIHKDKRITSLSGGQRKRVSVALELLTKPSLIFLDEPTSGLDPGMDRDVMKLLRDLADDGRTVLVVTHSVAELAICDKLLVMAPGGAVAYFGPPEEALNFFGYSTWADVFSAFENYRDYDWAGRWRGSQHYQMYAADIDAVAAQSVHMPPPQQMRPPKQQSWGTQLWTLVRRYTSVIASDKAFLGLMVALPAVIGVLAAVIPADFGLAAPTPPVQFNGKAGMILLILAVGICLAGSASSVRELIKERVIYERERATGLSRSAYLVSKVIVLGVITAFQSVILCGICFAARDLPAEGLFLPPAVEICISIVALGLTSMMFGLMISALVKTSEMTMPLLVMFAIVQLVFTGVLFQVYGTPGLEQFTWLMPSRWGVAAAGTTLDLANLMPPWDPKNPTDLDPLWEATATQWGINIFVLLALGLACAFVVARLLRRHEPEVMRK, encoded by the coding sequence ACGGCTCCACCAACGGCACCTATGTCCAGGGCCGTCGGATTCAGCGGGTGGAGGTCGGGCCCGGCGCCGCCGTGCACCTGGGCAACGCCACCGACGGACCGCGGCTGAATTTCGTCGCTGCTGCCGGTGCGGGCGCCCACGGCGGCCAGCCCGCCGCCCACCAGGCCCCCGCGCAGCCGCACCACCAGCCGCAGCCGCACCAGCAGCACGCGCAGGCCGGTGGCGCCTGGCCCGGACAGCAGGCGCCCGCCCAGCACCAGCCGCTCGCGCACCAGGCCCCGCCCCAGCACCAGCACCAGGCCCAGCAGCACCAGGCCCCGCCCCAGCAGGCGTGGCCGCAGCAGGCACAGGAGCCCCAGCAGCAGGCCCCGTACCAGCAGGTTCCGCATCAGCAGGGTCCGGCACAGCCCGCCGCCCCGGTCCACGGCGGCGCGGCGGGGGCGCCGCCGGTCTACGGCGACCGCAGCCCGACCACGTTCCACCAGCTCTCGCTCGGCCGGGTCATGCGCATCGGCCGTGCGCTGGAGAACGAGCTGGTCGTCTCCGACCTCCAGGTCTCCCGCAACCACGCCGAGTTCCACGCGACGCCCGACGGCCGGTTCGAGATCCGTGACCTCGGCTCGCACAACGGCACGTACGTCAACGGTCTGCCGCTCCAGAAGTCCGGTACGGCGCTCATCGGCCCGAACGACATCGTCGGCGTCGGCCACTCCACGTTCCGCCTGGTCGGCGACCGGCTGGAAGAGTTCGTCGACACCGGCCAGGTCTCCTTCTCGGCCCGCCACCTCACGGTCACGGTCGACGGCGGGAAGCAGATCCTCAAGGACGTCTCCTTCGGCGTCCCGGAGAAGTCGCTGGTCGCGGTCATCGGCCCCTCCGGCTCCGGAAAGTCCACCCTCCTCAAGGCGCTCACCGGCTACCGGCCCGCCGACGAGGGTGACGTCCTCTACGACAACCGGAACCTGTACAAGCAGTTCGCCGAGCTGCGCCAGCGCATCGGTCTGGTCCCGCAGGACGACATCCTGCACAAGGAACTGACCATCACCAAGGCGCTCAAGTACGCGGCCAGGCTCCGCTTCCCCGCCGACACCACCGAGGCCGAGCGCCAGGCCCGGATCACCGAGGTCCTCGCCGAGCTCAAGCTCGACATCCACAAGGACAAGAGGATCACCTCGCTCTCCGGCGGCCAGCGCAAGCGGGTCTCGGTCGCCCTGGAGCTGCTGACCAAGCCGTCGCTGATCTTCCTGGACGAGCCGACCTCCGGCCTCGACCCGGGCATGGACCGCGATGTCATGAAGCTGCTGCGCGACCTCGCCGACGACGGCCGTACCGTGCTCGTCGTCACGCACTCCGTGGCCGAGCTGGCCATCTGCGACAAACTGCTCGTGATGGCGCCCGGCGGCGCCGTCGCGTACTTCGGTCCGCCGGAGGAGGCGCTGAACTTCTTCGGCTACAGCACCTGGGCCGACGTCTTCTCCGCCTTCGAGAACTACCGCGACTACGACTGGGCGGGCCGCTGGCGCGGTTCGCAGCACTACCAGATGTACGCCGCCGACATCGACGCCGTCGCCGCGCAGTCCGTCCACATGCCGCCGCCCCAGCAGATGCGGCCGCCCAAGCAGCAGAGCTGGGGCACGCAGCTGTGGACGCTGGTGCGCAGGTACACCTCCGTCATCGCCTCCGACAAGGCGTTCCTCGGCCTGATGGTGGCGCTGCCCGCGGTGATCGGTGTGCTGGCCGCGGTCATCCCGGCGGACTTCGGACTGGCCGCGCCCACCCCGCCGGTCCAGTTCAACGGGAAAGCCGGAATGATCCTGCTGATCCTCGCGGTCGGCATCTGCCTGGCGGGCTCGGCCAGCTCCGTACGAGAACTGATCAAGGAACGCGTCATCTACGAACGGGAACGGGCCACCGGCCTCTCCCGCTCGGCCTATCTGGTCTCCAAGGTGATCGTGCTCGGCGTGATCACCGCCTTCCAGAGTGTCATCCTCTGCGGGATCTGCTTCGCCGCCCGTGACCTGCCGGCCGAGGGCCTGTTCCTGCCTCCGGCCGTCGAGATCTGCATCTCCATCGTGGCGCTCGGCCTGACCTCGATGATGTTCGGCCTGATGATCTCCGCGCTGGTCAAGACCTCCGAGATGACCATGCCCCTCCTGGTCATGTTCGCGATCGTTCAGCTGGTGTTCACCGGAGTCCTCTTCCAGGTGTACGGGACGCCCGGCCTGGAACAGTTCACCTGGCTGATGCCGTCGCGCTGGGGCGTGGCCGCGGCCGGCACCACGCTGGACCTGGCCAACCTGATGCCGCCGTGGGACCCGAAGAACCCGACCGACCTGGACCCGCTCTGGGAGGCCACGGCGACCCAGTGGGGGATCAACATCTTCGTCCTGCTGGCGCTCGGCCTGGCCTGCGCGTTCGTGGTCGCCCGGCTGCTGCGCCGCCACGAGCCCGAGGTCATGCGCAAGTAG